The Fusarium keratoplasticum isolate Fu6.1 chromosome 4, whole genome shotgun sequence genome contains the following window.
ACGAGCGGCTGATAGCTTTGTAAGTTGAAACTTGCTAGGATGAGGCTGTTCAAGGGCTTGTAGATGCTTGGAGTGATGATGGGCCAGAAGTTGGGGAACGGGGGGGCAACCGATTCTTTTAACCTCCAGTGACCCTTTACGGACTTTTCTTGTTGTCTCACGCTTTTCATGGGATTATGGAGTTATGCCCGAGACGCCGCTAGAGCGGACTTTGCGCACGCGGACCCGAGGAGTGCGAGAGATGCCCAGGCATGGGGGTGTGTGGCTTAGTGATCGGTGGATGGGTGtgtggatgaggatgacccATCATGGCCCATGCAAGACCCGAAGCCGCGAGGGGACCCAGAGATTTGTGCAAGATTTGCACCGACCCCTGTGCTTTTTTCAGGGCTCTACTGGACGAATGACAGCCTCTGGCCGGGGTTGTTTGCAAGGCACACAAGCACCAGCTGTGCCTGCATCTCCGGGCGCGAGAGATCCCCGCGGACGGCCGAGGTGCCCGCCCCCTTCGGTGCCAAGGTCTCTTCTCGGACCCAGGTACCTCGGACAGCCCGAGTGCATGGGCGAAATTGTAGGTACCCCCGTCAGTTCCGGTACCCGAACCAGGACCGGAGAGCTTCGTTGGGTTGATGCCGTTTTATCCTCAGCGTCCATCGTCAATCGCCGTTGTCGCAGCAATTCCCCTCTACCGGTTATCCGTCCATCTCGAATGTATTCCTCGAAACGGCTGTATTGTACAGCATAGTGACTCAATACGACTCATCCCCAATAGCGGACTTTGATGCTGTTGCTCGTGCAGAATAAGCACCAGCACACAGGCATCGATAGAGCAATCTCGCACATGGCTGTCGCAAGGTGATTCATAATCTGAGCCCTTCAGTCAGCAAACACTGCTGGAGCTTGATTAGAAACTGTGTGCCTTAGTGCCCCTCGCAGCCCATCAGCGTCCAGCATCCACCTGTGTCAACTCCGCCAGACACACACAAATCCGAAGGTGGATTTCCAAGCCCGCGCCCTTGGGCCTTACCAAAGGCAGACAGATTACTACCGTGCATTTCTCAGCAAATCGCGAACCTTAATGACCCTGTTCGGAGTCGCGATCATGATTGTCTCCGATGACTCTTTTTCTTGCTAGTGCTGTAAGTTTCTGTTATTGCGAAAAGGTGTGACTCTTTTTCCAAATACATGCGGATCGCAATTCATCCACCATGCCCATCCCCCCCTACAGCGTAATTCCAAGACACTGTCGGCATCCCGTGGCATCCGCACCTCCGTCACGATGGCAGGATGGATGACCTTGATTCTGTCTGGCCTGCCCCCGGAACAGCTTCTGCGAAACCTGCTCTGAGGCCTGCCAAAGAGTGCGTGCGCGCGGGATACGGCACCAGGATGGGGACACACGGCACGGTTCGCACCCTGATGAATGTTGCCGATTGATCCAGCTCAAAGCTGTCATGGCTGTCCGTTATGCTGCATGTCTGGCCTTACGCAGCAAACCCTTTGCACACCTCGAGCGGTGATAGATCGCCCCGTGTTCCGTGTTGCCGCACGCGCACCCCCAGGGGCACGGCAAGCCTTCACTGGGCTCCGCCCTCGTTGTTCGTCACCACCTGGACGGGAGAGGAATGGCGGGACAACGTGGGTGGGCAACGGAAGGTTAATCCAGAAGCGAGAGCGAGAAAGGGAGCCTCCCCTGGCCAGTCAGAGACGGTCCTGAGCGAGGCCACGACAGGAGGGTACGTATCGTTGTAGGGCTGAGCTTGATCGAGTCGGCCGCCCCAGGGTTGGTGTCGCGCTCGACGGAAGACCGAAAGCGACGGACGCGAGCCAATAGAAGGCGGCGATGCGGTCagtcatcaccatcaccatcacccttcactgccatgatgggcttgaccttgcccaCGTAAGCCCAACCCATCCCTACACGCATATCTTCAAACACGGCCACTTGGCAGCAGTCGTTTAACCTTTTTAGGTCCTTTCGTCATTCTCAGATTGATATTGGTGGTGTTGTATCCAAGGCGTCGGTTTCGGTTGCCAGGGCATTCTTGAATAACGTCTGCCTATTTCCAAATCATGATACCTAGACCTAAACTGCTTTAAGCTCCCAGGCACACGCACTCACACTCGCACGCACACTCGCACGCCTCGTCTCACATTACGAAGCTGCAGCTATAGCTCAGATAGCTTACACACCTTTGACAAGGCAGCAAAATTGACTCAATTGACTGATTCGAGATAGACACTGGGTCATTCCCCTTCCCCTAGCTCAGCCGACACGGCTACGCGGCCACCATCTCGCAGCCCTGTAGGCATATGCCAACTGCAGCAGGCCCTGTCGGTCGGCGTTGGAGATGCCCCCGACCATGCCTCGGCCGGGTTTGGGGGTTGCGCAAGGCCAGCCTCAGCCCTTTGCACGCACCGGCCAGGCCGGGCTTTTTGTGAATTCCGAATCCACCGACCACACACCGTCACTGTCCGAAAGTGGTCCGCGGACGACGGTGCAAAGGCGGGATTGAGAGGAAGAGTCAGAGCTTCCAACTCCGCTTTggaaacttttttttttctttcgAAGCTCCATTCTGGAGAGTCACTGGCTAGACTAAACTAGTTGTGACTACGATATCGGCCTCGGTGGAATTTTCCTCGAGAACTTTTTTCGTTTAGCAAAATTGATGTGAGTCTGTTGCACCGTCCGGGACATTCCAGACATGAACAAAACGTTCCATTGCATCCATGCAGGTAACCTTCTGATCTGGCTCCATTTGGAacttgcagcagcagcagcggcaacCATGCAGGAAGAGGGTTCAATACGACAAGCCGAGTAGATCAGATCAGGTCGGATTTACCCTTTTCTTCCACCTGAAGCCCGTCCAGATGCATGGAAGGTGCCTTCTATGGGGCACAGAAGAAGCAACATCCGCGTATTATTCCCCCCTGTGCCTGTGCCACTGCCACAAATAACCAACGGGGGCGCAAGCCGTGCATCTCGTGGACGGCAGCGGTTGGTGAGCGGGCTTCGGCCTCGTGCGAACCACTGACCGCCGGTCTGGTTAAGGTTGCTGGCGACACAGTCAGCGTCCCAGCAACGAAATGGCGGAGATTGTCGACTGTGGGAGATCTCAGAGGtccgcagccgcagccagCAGCCCATACGAAAGGCCGCAGCCTCAGCCCGCCCGCATATTTCCAGGGACGTGTCtttctcgtctcgtcccgTGGTGGATGGTCCCTTAATCTAGCCCAGGCTGCTTTGTCAGGACTGGCTCAAAACTCTCGGCCGAGGACCTGCAAGGGGGTGCTTCTATCAAATCACGGCACCGATGATCCAGCGTGCATCAACTCGCTCGGTAAGCGGATGCCTGATTTTTCGCCTTGATTCCTAATGCGAATAATCTGCCTGAGGGAAGCTTCCACAATGTGCTTGGAGATTCCCAGTATCATGGAAACTCACCCCATGTTTGCAACACTCTACCCGTGCGTCGCAAAGACTCGAAACACAACGTGCAGAGTGCTGACGCTGCGCCTTTCGTGGCATCTTGTCCTTGTGACTCGTTCCCGCGGCGGGCATTTTCGCTTTCGGGTTCACCAAACACCCCGTCCCGACATGTTCCATGCCCATCAATTGCGGAGAGCTACGGAGTCGACCTTTGGCCGATCTGCCGATAACGTGGGGAAGGACGAGGCTCCATCCCATCAAATCCTTATCTCTTGGTGTTCCTCTCCGTTCTGGTTAACTCCTAGCCCCGAGCAACTCCCGTCCCGTCGCAAGCTGTCAAAAAGTCGGCATGCCGTAAACTCCGGccgtccatccatgatgacgCCTTACTTACCCTACGCCCGGATTGGGAAGTGATTCGACAGCGCCTTGCACACCTTAAATTCCCGAACCGTTGATGACGTGACCATGTCCTCAATTGAGGATGCCATTCGAGATTGTCATTGACGATTTGACAAAGCTCTGCCAGGCACAACGCCACAACTTGTCAAAGCCAAGTCAAAGCCACGCGCTGTCGTTTCCTCTCCCTGGAAGCGATCAACCGATGAGTAACTTCACATGATTCTTCTTGATCGGGGAGGCGATTCGAGGAATACGCCTGGGCTTGGCTATGTCGACTTTTACGTCACTACAGGGTATTCTCGATCGCCAATAGTCGCTGCGATTTTCTCAACTCGACTGAGCGATTGCCTCTACTGACGCAAATGCGGCTCGGCACGATCGCCAGACGACAACAGCTGCAGATGCATTACTGTTATACCGTCTACGACATCATATGAGATGCAGCAGGCAGGCTACAAGGCTGACTGAAACCTCCTGCATGTCGTATGGATCCCTGAATGCCTGAAAGCCTGAGATAGATGGCACGCTTCTCTATTGGTTAGCCGACGAAACGGCAGCCTGCTTCTTCACCGTCAGCCTGCGAGTTTCATGTGGCAAGCGCCTCTGCAGCCGATGCCGAATGAAGCTATACCCTAAAGTCTGGTGCGGAGAGAACGCAGTAAAGGAGAATGAATACCAGAGGTTGCATGAGCGCCAAAGACGCTGTTTGTTATCCCATGACCAGCCAAGGCACGCAGTCCTACACTTGAATTACTGGTACTCCTAATTGGTTGCCCATAAGCATTGCTCACTGTCATTTCTCACACAGTTACCCGTCGTCAAGTCGCTGAATAGACTGAGTTGCCGAGATGAGACTTCTAAACGTCCTTACACACGAGGTGCACGAGTTCAACGACGAAAAAAAGAGGAGTCGATACTGAATTCTCTCTCACAGATGGGACACCGACGAGGTTCTCTACAAGGACCTGCTTGACCCATCCACCAAACCCACCGCCAAAACTGGCTGGCCCAAGGTTGCTGGCGCTTGCAATCTGGCAATGCATCTTGGCTACGAATGGATCTGGATAGATACATGCTGCATCGACAAGTCTAGTAGCGCCGAGTTGCCTGAAGCTGTCAACTCCATGTTTCGCTGGTATCAAGAAGCGGATATCTGCATCGCCTACCTGGCCGACATTCGGCACATGGACCCCAGGCCCGTTAAATATGTCACTTATATGAGAGACAGCAACTGGTTCACCCGTGGATGGACTCTACAGGAGTTGTTGGCGCCGCGAGTTGTGGAATTTTATTCGGGAGACTGGAAACACCTCGGATCCAGGAACAACATCAGCCTGGACCTAGAACGAATCACAGGAATCAACGCTGCGTATTTGAGTGGCCGAAAAAGAGTTACAGAGGCCAGCGTTTCAGAGAGAATGTCATGGGCTTCGAGGAGACAGACCACCCGTGTCGAGGACATGGCCTACTGCTTGCTGGGtatcttcaacatcaacatgcCCCTGATCTacggagagagagagaaagctTTCAAAAGGCTTCAGCATGCTATCATTCGGGAGATTGACGATCAAACTATCCTGGCTTGGGGTACTGGTTTTGTTGGACTGGAAGAAATCGATCAACGTCACGACGACTACCAGCCACTCCTCGCCAGGAGCCCTTATGCTTTCAAGGACTGTGGTGACCTAGTTCCATGCAACAGCCCGCAAGCTAAGTCAAGGCTAGAAATCCTCCAGGACGGTGTAAAAATCACCTCCCCCATACTATGGGAGACCAAGATCCTTGGCGACACCCACTACAACCCACTCTCTGGTCATTCTTTTGTGGTGTTGCTTGCACCCCTACAGTGTCGGCGGAGGAGTGACTTCTTCGACTGCATCGCTCTAGTGCTGAAGTGTGAGAACATTAGCCATAACACgaccagaagaaggctcACACTGGAAGATATGCGGCTTCATAGGGCGACCCAAGGCTGGCATCTCGTGCCCAGGAAGTTGTGGTGGACTAAGCCCCTTAGACGAACGCTGATACCGCTCGACGCTCTAGCAGAACTGAATCACCACACTGCTAGACAGGACGAGGGTTTGATCATTCGAACACTCCCGAAAGGTTACAGCATCAAGGAGTACTACGATCCCACAGCAACATATCAACGTGTTCCGCCGTCACTTCGCATCCCCGACGCCCATCCCTGCGGACTGAGCCACCCCATCATAGTCAGCATCGGAACGGACTCACGAAATAGCATTGCTCTCATAATTCGGTATCAATTCGTCCCAGCCCAGCACCCATCCCCCAAGCCCCATGTGAAGTCTGAGGCTCGGCGCGCCTCGGCATCCTCTGACCCTAACTGGCAACCATGTAGCATACGAGGCCGCATTGTTTGTATTCCCAATGGCATGGACCTGAAAAAAGTTGCCAAAATTGACGAGGCCGATGTCAGGAAACAGTGGGACGCTTTGAAGGCGATTAAGCCGGACGCGAGGTTCATACCAGGCAAGCGGCTGGATTTTCGGGAGAGTAGGTTGGAGAAGTGCACTTGGTTACTGCCAAAATTTTTCGAAAGAGCCTGGGTACGGTAATTATGTATTCATCTTGGATATCAAGGATATCCATGGGCAAGGTGTATCATCGGAGGACGAGCACTTTTTGGAGGATTGGGGGCTTGAACCCTTTGTCGACAAGGCGTTTGCGTCACATTTCCCTAGGCGAAGACAGGACTCAAAGTTATGAGTAGAAAATAGGAAAGGATTTGTGCGTCTATAGATTTCTAGCAACTCCAATTTTGCATGGATGAACAAGGGTTAAGTAAGTCTTGAAGTGAGTCTCCAAGTCGACCAACCTGCCTTGTAGAGCATACACGTAGAAGCCGGACCCTTAGTAGCTGTAGCTCTTCCTTAATTCGACAATCTAGTTGGAAGGGTGCTCAACAATGCCGCCAACAGGGGCTTCCTGGCATTCATCCCTGAGGCGCTGCACGCCATCGGCCATAGACCCGAAAGATGCGAGCACGGGAACCGGGGAACCCTTTAAGAATACGGCCCCGAGCATGAAGAACAACGACATAAACGAGACATAAAATAAGGATGAGGCACGTGCGTATTCATCTAGCTGAAGCTGGGGTGATAGACCTATTGTCGGCAATCTCGCCAGGTAAGTCTCGAGATGGTGTGCAACTTGGGCAAGCCATTGGCTGACCAACTCCTCGATCCACCCCAGGGCTACCTAAACCATCAACGGGCCGACCCGAATGTCCCTGGTTGTTTCTCAGCGGCGGTAAGGCTCTGTGAGCTTGCTTCCCTATTTTGGCAGTCTCACCGTTGTCAAGGCTTTGGCGAGACACGCCGTCACGGCCAGAGCTAAGGCACAAGCGACTCAACTAGATTGGTATCATATACTGTTCATTGAAGGTACACACGTTCGAGTTTCAACCTATGCTATTGTAGCTCTCGTCTCCTATGTACCAAGACATATGTTGCTGCTATACCCCCAAGCCCACGGCACAACCTCTGATCTAACACGTAACCAAATTCTCCATTTCACGGAGATCTTAACTCGAGACATCCAGCACCAGGAGGATAAACCGAGTAACCAGAATCGTTTGATCTGCAATTTGTGTCGAGATTCCCGTAATTTGCCAGTTGCTGTGAAGGGGATGCATGCGTTAGCTGGACTCGAGAATCCCAGGAGTGCTAACTTACTTGGTGTTTCTGAATAGGTAGCGAAGGACATATAGTTGAAGGCCGCAAAGTGGCAGAGACGGCAGCTCAAAATGCGAGAGAGTGGCGCGGCTCTATAAGGAGACCCTGGTGTTATCAATCAAGAGATTGTCATGCGTGGGCAGTGGAGGTGCTGTACTGTTTGCAAGGCTGCGTGTTTCGAAGAGAATATGTCAATGCGAAACTGAGGATATCTTCTGAGCAAAGCGCCATGCCAGGATTGTAGTAGTTTGGTTGATGTAACAACTCGCAAGCCCAGCCGGAGTGTCTTGCAGTTCAATGAGACTGTGTTGGCTCTGGTTCTATTCGAGTTATCTGTATCATAGACGTATGGATGCGTGGATCCATGACCCAACGCTGGAAGATGATCATATTGAAACGCTTGAGGCGTTGCGTAAGTTTATGCTGCGCCAGATAGGAGCTTTCGATCCTGATCGAGATCCTTCGAAGCACCATGGTTCTGTGTCCTTCCGACCCGCTGCTTCGTAATGGCAGGTTTCGCTGGAGGTAGGAAGATTGGCGGTCGTAAGTGACATTGCCCTGAGGGTATCGGCTGATTTTGATAGGTTCCCCTGGAATTGAAGTATTGACGGCATTGCTGATGTGATCGTGATGACACACGTGCCATCGCAACGCCTGCTGTTGGCCCACTGCCGAGGTTGTCACTAAAATGAAGCATCTTCGATAGACCGAATTTGGCATCAACCGCCAGCGAGACTGTCTGGGGGTACCCGGTTGGCTGGTTTCCCCATGGTTCGAAGGCGTTGAAAAGGTGTCATTCAGTGTGATGACCGGGTTTGGTGTTTGGCTGTCTCACACGAATGATGGCGGCTTGCTTGAGGGAGTGGAAGCcgaggcgaaggagaggCGCGTAGTGGCTTTACAATCATGATCTGCCATTGAATGTGCGCGCATCAGAGTCGGTAATACCCTTAATTCATAGACCCCACAGGTGCTTTGGTCCAGAAGAAGGCCCTCAAAGGGGTCAATTGCAGCCGGTGGCTGGCTGGTGGTCCTAATGGCATGAGACATAAGATTCTGGGGGCATCGGTTCAAAGTCCCTAGGACTCGAAAGGTGGATGATCCCGTATACTAGATTGCCTAGGGGTATCGGTTGATGATCCCTAGGGTTGATACCACAGATGAAATTGTCTGGGGGTATCTGGTTGGTGTTCCGACTTGAGGGATGATGGTATCGTGGATAAGATTGTCTGAGGGTGTGTCGGTTGATGGCCCCTGGGGTTGACACGACAGATGAGATTGTCTGGGGGTATTCTAGCAGGCTATAAACCCAGCCTATGTTttcctccatggccttgacaaagAGGGGGTTTTCGGGCTCTGCGTCCCTGAGCTTTTGAGTCGTGGCAGCTTACCGTGTCGTACGAAGCGCTTGAGGTTCTATGATACCCCTAGGCGCCCTGATATTGCGAGGAATGCCTCTCCGGCCAGGATGGCGAACTCGATGTAAACGTCTGACTTGATGATTTGGTCCCTGGCTGTGGTTCTCGAAGGCATTATGTTGGCAGATATTGTGTTGAGAGGCTGTAGTCTTGAGAAGGTGGAAAGGGATAATTCTCTTGTTTCTCGTACGGAGGTTGGAGCAGTTAAATACCCCATGAGAGGTTTAACCTttcatgatgatgcagcTAGGTATGACTCTTCTACTGTAGGCAGcagaaggttaaaaaaaaggccactgtgttagcattgggatatgatgctatgatgtgttgacaatgtgttctttagTGTAGctgaagcccggcccttaACATCACGATTTGTGTTTTCACCTTCACTCACCCACCGCAAAATGTTATCCGCAAGTTATCACATCTGCTACTGGATCCTGtccatcgccgccgtcgcaGTCTACCAAGGTATCGTGGCAGGTTTGGGATATGGAGAGGATATTTTCCGAAAGGGCCTAATCCCGCTGATGGCTTTTGCGCTTTACATCATCTGGAGCGGCCCTCGTCATCGTTCTAGATCGTGGCATGCTTATCAAAAGGCTGCCACCGCATGCTTGATGATTTGTCTTGGCGCAGTGACCGAGTTCGTTTACATTCCTGGTGGAAGCGTAAAGCCTCTCAAGGAAATCGTTCATGCTCTGCTGGCATTCTCTGCTATTGGAACCCTTGAATCCATCAGACAAAACGTGAGTCAGCACCCTGTTCTTGACACAttgaccttggtgttgacatGAGACAGCGTAAAGATATCGAGCCCGCCGTGTTTTCAGGCTTCGGCACCCATCTCAAAATTGGAATAGAGCTTGTTGGTTGgcatggccttgtcgccagCTGTTACTCGCGTTTAGTCGTCGGCTGGACTCTCCGCGGCATCGGTCTCGTGGCTGACTACGTCCTTGCCTCCATCTACGGGCCTGGGGTCTCGAGTCAATCTGTCAAGACTGCTCACATGTACAGCGGGTTTGAGCACTTGGAAAGCTCTATCGTCATCCTTTACGCCCTGGGACCTCTGGAGGATGTAGCAGAAACGGCAAGATACCTTCAAACCCTGAATTCGACCACCATAACTAACTATGTTACTGCTAGGTATTCTATCAGGGTCATTCGCGCCTATATCCCAAGTTGGTtccagagccaagaccacTTGTCGCTCCAAACCAACCTTGGCTTTTACTGAGAAGCGGTGCCATGGTCTCGTTTTATCAATGCGTATTTGGTTCCTTGCTCGGATGCCTGTGGAAGTTGTCGGCTGGGGGGAAATAGCAAGATATTCGGGTATGGGGTTCGGCTTACCAAGGCGAATATCTACCTACCTTGGTAGCCATTCAGTTGGTTTCCTTCAAGTTGAGCCCTTCCCTTCTGGTAGAGTTGATGAGATTGTTGGCCGTAGTGGCAAAGAACACAGCTTTCGATACACAAGAGCATTGAAACCGAACTGGAAAATACCAAACAATTTCCAAGGATGGCAATCTATTGTAAGGACCGTGTTCATGGTCCGAATACCTGAGTATTCGCTGCTTCAAATGACCACTCTGAGCAGTAAATGCATTGATCCATTCACCCTGGCAAAGTAGAGTCCAGACATCCCCGTGAAAGAACAATCGCTTTTGTCTATACAGTCTAAACCCATATACCCAACTCCTACTCTGCTTGAAGCTTCTGCTTCGTCCGCTTCCTCTTGCCACCAACTTCTcggccctcctccacctccagcagagcctcgcgcttcttctccgaGACAACCTTGAGGACGTCGCGCACCACACGGGTCTCCAGGTtgacgccctcctcctcccacgaCCCCATCTCGCGGCCCACACGCTTCTCGATCGTCAGGGCCAGCTCCACGTCGCGCTGCCCGATGAAGCTGACGGCCTCACCCTTTCGACCCGCACGGGCGGTACGTCCGACGCGGTGGATGTAGTCGTCCGGGTCGCGGGGAAGGTCGTAGTTGATGACGAGGCTGACCTCGGGGATATCCAGACCTCTGGCGGCGACGTCGGTAGCTACAAGAATACGAGCAGCCGAGGCGCGGAAACGAGCGAGGTTGTCGATTCGCTGTCGCTGGGGCAGCTTTGAGTGAAGCGATGTAACTCGGTGGTCGAGCAATCGCAGTAGATGGTGGAGGTAGTCGGCAGTTGAGGTGCGGTTGCAAAAGAGAATAACCGTCTTGTCGACGTTTGCCTCGGTGAGCAAGAAAACATGGAGGTAGTGCTCCTTGTGTGTGACCGGAACCTTGATGTACATCTGATTCAGAGTCGCAGGGATGGCCAGTGTCTGGGTGTCAACCTCGCACACAAAGACGGGCTGCTTGCCTGGCTTGATCGGCATGTCCTTCAGAGCGCGGACTTCCGGTGTGATGGTGGCCGTGAAGAGCAGAGTCTGTCGTTCCGTGGCCGGGGGCAAGACCGAGAGACATTCTTCTACGTCGGGAAGCATGCTGCCAGGACCTGTCGCATTGAGCAGTCGATCGGCTTCATCGAGAACCACGTATTTGACTCTCCTCAGTCCACAGATGGTGTCCTCTCCAGAAGTGCGCACATGGTCGGCCAAGCGACCTGGAGTCGCAATCACAACATGCGGCCGCTTTCCCAGCTCGATCGCCTGGGCGCGCATGTCAGAACCTCCGGTAATCAGAATGGCCTTGAGGCTTTGGGGGGATGAGATAGCCTTGAACTGCTCGTAGATCTGAAGGGCCAGCTCTCGTGTCGGCGTCAGCACG
Protein-coding sequences here:
- a CDS encoding HET domain-containing protein, with the protein product MCLEIPSIMETHPMFATLYPWDTDEVLYKDLLDPSTKPTAKTGWPKVAGACNLAMHLGYEWIWIDTCCIDKSSSAELPEAVNSMFRWYQEADICIAYLADIRHMDPRPVKYVTYMRDSNWFTRGWTLQELLAPRVVEFYSGDWKHLGSRNNISLDLERITGINAAYLSGRKRVTEASVSERMSWASRRQTTRVEDMAYCLLGIFNINMPLIYGEREKAFKRLQHAIIREIDDQTILAWGTGFVGLEEIDQRHDDYQPLLARSPYAFKDCGDLVPCNSPQAKSRLEILQDGVKITSPILWETKILGDTHYNPLSGHSFVVLLAPLQCRRRSDFFDCIALVLKCENISHNTTRRRLTLEDMRLHRATQGWHLVPRKLWWTKPLRRTLIPLDALAELNHHTARQDEGLIIRTLPKGYSIKEYYDPTATYQRVPPSLRIPDAHPCGLSHPIIVSIGTDSRNSIALIIRYQFVPAQHPSPKPHVKSEARRASASSDPNWQPCSIRGRIVCIPNGMDLKKVAKIDEADVRKQWDALKAIKPDARFIPGKRLDFRESRLEKCTWLLPKFFERAWVR